In Candidatus Nitronauta litoralis, one DNA window encodes the following:
- the efp gene encoding elongation factor P, producing MVAYVNGNGIRPGYVIIYNKDLYRVMSAEHRTPGNKRAFCQAKLRNLNNGNQTEVKFRADEQVERASLEQIEMEYLYQDTSGYCFMNCETYDQLFLDESAVEGVKAYLLPNTKVVVEFHDEKPIGIDLPETVELIVTDTEPPLKGATASGSGKPATLETGLVVTVPNFIEVGEKVKVSTTSGQYQERAKG from the coding sequence ATGGTAGCTTACGTCAACGGCAACGGCATCCGCCCTGGCTATGTCATTATCTATAATAAGGATCTTTACCGCGTCATGTCGGCGGAACACCGCACACCGGGCAACAAGCGGGCCTTTTGCCAGGCCAAGCTGCGCAATTTAAATAATGGTAATCAGACAGAAGTGAAGTTCCGCGCGGACGAACAGGTGGAACGCGCCAGTCTGGAACAGATCGAAATGGAATACCTCTATCAGGATACTTCCGGCTATTGTTTCATGAATTGTGAGACTTACGACCAGTTGTTTCTGGATGAATCGGCAGTTGAAGGGGTAAAAGCCTACCTGCTTCCCAACACAAAAGTGGTGGTCGAGTTTCATGATGAAAAACCCATCGGTATCGATCTGCCGGAAACAGTTGAACTGATCGTAACCGACACCGAGCCGCCTCTCAAAGGAGCCACCGCCTCTGGCAGTGGCAAACCGGCGACCCTGGAAACCGGACTTGTCGTCACCGTTCCGAACTTCATCGAAGTTGGCGAAAAGGTGAAAGTTTCAACTACATCCGGCCAGTATCAGGAGCGGGCCAAGGGATAA